A single Vibrio sp. YMD68 DNA region contains:
- a CDS encoding heparinase II/III family protein, translating to MLSLSRKHDFQLFTAPTEQSAVVNPPSFNWPQTRYEGVYHLELESLTSQKSWSWSDVQSPLQLDFALASGQYRWRVRCVESHESSDWIHFSIDEHTEVYLAPTAAELFEACRDNDQFLLYFDADIATVNTASHGIEEKLRASVTDLDIESIQYPNHYRRGLEEGKRTAIANVRNWIDRDLMALTLLYRIWGDDKSGKRACQILLRLAEWSPEGPASLLRPCTWGDEVGLSLSRNLYLAYHWLSPLLKEEERGFVRPLLVRLAFQMEERLEQDQFKQFPGHSHTSRLPAYLGIAALCLHKEFDLKTCERWLSYALMIYRGVLPFYGGKDGSWVEGPFYSSSYTKWHHPFFLAVERLSGFSFYHHPFYKNHVNFAMDFVATQERIHPFGDGFWCQRDGKEWPGFFAQNPLRIYAQRFGDHRAQARSRDLESEIDVYQLHLLDIVPTLPQLDYQTASQKGKVSAIPSIPQHVYYTYAGLGKITHDSTSLYYRASQFGNSSHRHADQGNFAYVDQGQNILTPSGSYGYRFGSQHHSQWTRTTQAHNLPLIDGVGQKLDCPSGVAHLVGHRAVDGFDIVVLDLADAYVDCERYYRTFVFVKQLGLIVFDQIHLETAKPLQWRLHTPCDVAFNPSGVTLALEQQSYQVNVTGHQLQAPELVDEINDEDVFCTSVESDAQKDIRHIEWRIAAHKQHRILMQCSQSNALQCALKEDEWIVEAEGQRLILPSLKSVSPNEYLNNLATTNG from the coding sequence ATGTTGTCTTTGTCTCGTAAGCACGATTTTCAATTATTTACCGCGCCAACGGAGCAATCTGCGGTGGTGAATCCCCCAAGTTTTAATTGGCCACAAACCCGATACGAAGGGGTGTACCACCTTGAACTTGAGTCACTAACTTCACAGAAGTCTTGGAGCTGGAGCGATGTGCAGTCTCCTTTGCAACTGGATTTCGCTCTAGCTAGCGGACAATATCGCTGGCGAGTGCGTTGTGTGGAAAGCCATGAGTCCTCGGATTGGATCCATTTCTCTATTGATGAACATACGGAGGTGTACCTCGCGCCAACAGCGGCAGAGCTTTTCGAAGCATGTCGAGATAATGATCAGTTCTTGCTCTACTTCGATGCGGATATTGCTACGGTGAACACCGCTTCACACGGCATTGAAGAGAAACTTCGCGCCAGCGTCACCGATTTGGATATTGAGTCAATTCAATACCCAAACCATTATCGACGAGGTCTTGAAGAAGGTAAGCGCACAGCGATTGCCAATGTTAGGAACTGGATCGATCGTGACTTAATGGCGCTAACGTTACTCTACCGAATTTGGGGAGATGACAAATCTGGAAAGAGAGCGTGTCAAATACTGTTAAGATTGGCTGAGTGGAGTCCGGAAGGACCTGCGTCGCTCCTACGTCCTTGTACTTGGGGGGACGAGGTCGGTCTTTCATTATCTCGTAACCTCTACCTTGCTTATCACTGGTTGTCGCCTTTATTAAAAGAAGAAGAGCGAGGCTTTGTCCGCCCTTTACTGGTCAGGCTTGCATTTCAAATGGAAGAACGCTTAGAGCAAGACCAGTTTAAGCAGTTTCCGGGGCATTCTCATACCTCTCGACTGCCCGCATACTTGGGTATTGCTGCATTATGTCTGCACAAAGAGTTTGATCTTAAGACGTGCGAGCGTTGGCTCAGTTATGCATTGATGATCTATCGAGGGGTATTGCCTTTCTATGGCGGCAAGGATGGCAGTTGGGTAGAGGGCCCCTTTTACTCCTCTTCCTATACAAAGTGGCACCACCCATTTTTCCTTGCGGTTGAACGGTTGAGTGGTTTCTCTTTCTATCATCACCCGTTTTACAAAAATCACGTCAACTTCGCGATGGACTTTGTTGCCACTCAAGAACGTATTCACCCATTTGGTGATGGCTTTTGGTGCCAACGTGATGGCAAAGAGTGGCCTGGATTCTTTGCTCAAAATCCGTTGCGTATTTACGCGCAACGCTTTGGGGATCATCGTGCGCAAGCGCGCTCTCGAGACCTCGAGTCTGAGATTGATGTTTATCAACTTCATTTACTGGATATTGTACCAACGTTACCTCAACTGGATTATCAGACGGCAAGTCAGAAAGGCAAAGTAAGCGCAATACCGAGCATTCCTCAGCATGTTTACTACACCTATGCGGGGCTAGGTAAAATCACTCATGACAGCACGTCACTTTACTATCGTGCTAGCCAATTTGGTAACAGCTCTCATCGACATGCCGATCAGGGAAACTTTGCGTATGTCGACCAAGGGCAAAATATCTTAACGCCAAGTGGTAGCTATGGTTACCGCTTTGGTAGCCAACATCACAGCCAATGGACTCGAACAACGCAAGCACATAACTTGCCGCTAATCGATGGAGTAGGACAAAAGCTCGATTGTCCATCGGGTGTCGCTCATCTTGTTGGTCACCGAGCGGTAGATGGTTTTGACATTGTCGTATTGGATTTAGCGGACGCTTATGTGGATTGTGAGCGCTACTATCGAACGTTTGTTTTCGTTAAGCAGTTGGGACTCATTGTCTTTGACCAAATACATCTTGAGACAGCTAAACCACTCCAATGGCGGTTACATACTCCTTGTGACGTCGCATTCAACCCATCAGGCGTAACACTTGCTCTTGAGCAGCAAAGTTACCAAGTCAATGTCACTGGTCATCAATTACAGGCACCTGAACTAGTTGACGAAATTAATGATGAAGATGTGTTTTGCACAAGTGTCGAATCCGACGCACAAAAAGATATACGACATATTGAATGGAGAATTGCTGCGCATAAACAACATAGAATTCTAATGCAATGCAGCCAGTCCAACGCGCTGCAATGTGCTTTGAAAGAAGATGAATGGATTGTTGAAGCTGAAGGCCAACGACTGATATTACCGAGCCTCAAAAGCGTGTCACCCAATGAATACTTAAACAACCTGGCTACAACGAACGGCTAG
- a CDS encoding phage minor head protein, giving the protein MSDVNVASVPHVEATEVMLKKLNIPTRHWDDMLGAPRARGFAVAGATKMSLLKDLHDALNEALSQGKTITDFRKAFDETVLSHGWTYNGKRGWRTKVIFNNNLNSAYSAGRWQQFERQKKNRPYLTYMTVGDDRVRDEHDKWRYLTLPIDDPFWDTYMPPNDFGCRCYVLSKSEDDINRENLTISHSPEIKTSERINTRTGELYGEVAEGVGVGWDYNVGKVWLGPDNSLGEYIASMPEVYRKEVLSQNKAYISQLSKYFNTWSTPVIDGTARGKATSVGLLSVSAFEKVQSKSATIFIDDWRLKRMSRELKRAKSIDLPKEVLQDIPGALDNAVAILLDKRQVQKGRTTLVYVIKLEGQKNKYGKLIVDINYQSKTGFKGNGVVSGSVVSKLSLQDSSVYEVIEGSL; this is encoded by the coding sequence ATGTCGGACGTTAACGTGGCGAGTGTGCCTCATGTTGAAGCTACTGAGGTAATGCTCAAGAAACTCAATATTCCTACCCGACATTGGGATGACATGTTGGGTGCGCCTCGAGCAAGGGGCTTCGCAGTTGCTGGAGCCACAAAAATGAGTTTATTAAAGGACCTTCATGATGCATTGAATGAGGCGCTGAGCCAGGGAAAAACCATCACTGATTTTAGAAAAGCTTTTGATGAAACTGTGCTGTCTCATGGTTGGACTTATAACGGAAAGCGTGGCTGGCGCACCAAGGTGATTTTTAATAATAATTTAAATAGTGCGTATAGCGCTGGGCGCTGGCAACAGTTCGAGCGCCAGAAGAAAAATCGCCCTTATCTAACTTATATGACTGTCGGTGATGATAGGGTTCGTGATGAACACGATAAATGGCGATATTTGACACTGCCCATTGATGATCCGTTTTGGGATACATACATGCCTCCCAATGACTTTGGATGTCGGTGCTACGTATTGAGTAAGTCCGAAGATGATATCAACCGTGAAAATCTAACCATCAGCCACTCTCCAGAAATAAAAACTAGCGAGCGAATCAATACTCGTACAGGGGAATTATATGGGGAAGTTGCTGAAGGTGTTGGTGTTGGTTGGGACTATAATGTAGGTAAGGTGTGGTTGGGGCCAGATAATTCACTCGGTGAGTACATTGCGTCAATGCCAGAGGTGTATCGCAAAGAGGTTCTATCCCAAAATAAAGCGTATATTAGCCAGCTTTCAAAGTACTTTAACACCTGGTCGACGCCAGTCATTGATGGCACAGCTCGCGGTAAGGCCACCAGTGTTGGGTTATTGAGTGTCTCTGCGTTTGAGAAAGTACAGTCAAAGTCTGCCACGATTTTTATTGATGACTGGCGCTTAAAGCGAATGAGTCGAGAGCTCAAGAGAGCCAAGTCGATTGACCTACCTAAAGAAGTCTTGCAAGACATTCCCGGAGCACTAGACAATGCCGTTGCGATATTGCTGGATAAACGCCAAGTCCAAAAAGGAAGAACAACTTTGGTTTACGTGATTAAACTAGAAGGTCAAAAGAATAAATACGGAAAGCTGATAGTGGATATCAATTATCAGAGTAAGACGGGCTTTAAGGGAAACGGGGTCGTATCTGGAAGTGTTGTCTCGAAACTAAGTTTACAGGACTCATCAGTTTACGAAGTGATTGAGGGTAGTTTATAA
- a CDS encoding ribonuclease HI, which produces MSYTNTITPCAIYVDGAAPNNQHGCLKGGIGIAIYNSEQQLIHTDSTTINRPTDNAELELIALVEGLEFANDGDTVYSDNEYCVKGYNEWLDGWKAKGWRKANNKPIANRELWQLVDSLRSMKFVHVVKVKAHAGIEGNEKADKLATQAAIR; this is translated from the coding sequence ATGTCTTATACAAACACGATTACTCCATGCGCCATCTACGTTGACGGCGCTGCGCCCAATAATCAACACGGCTGCCTAAAAGGTGGGATTGGCATAGCGATTTACAACTCAGAGCAGCAATTGATTCATACCGACTCGACGACCATCAATAGACCTACTGATAACGCTGAATTAGAGCTTATCGCGCTGGTGGAAGGGTTAGAATTCGCTAATGATGGCGATACGGTCTATTCAGACAATGAGTATTGCGTAAAGGGTTACAATGAATGGCTGGACGGTTGGAAAGCCAAAGGCTGGCGTAAAGCCAATAATAAACCCATTGCCAATCGTGAGCTTTGGCAATTAGTGGATTCACTGCGTTCAATGAAATTTGTGCATGTCGTTAAAGTAAAAGCTCATGCGGGCATTGAAGGGAATGAAAAGGCCGACAAACTGGCGACACAAGCCGCAATACGCTGA
- a CDS encoding inovirus-type Gp2 protein translates to MSQHSSSHRYNLNHIQDIESVLSQALNLFKRVSVFRFDVHYPNFHPDDPTSYRTQEFTKKFLGSLTSKSEHMTGQKATFYYLWCKEHNIEKGPPLPHYHFALILNGNQFQSWGRYDYQGPCLRICIEQACLSAMGLPSEYEPSALQYGGIKTICTYAGKDYQAQWNEAVRMLSYLAKREGKIPGQRCWGKSALY, encoded by the coding sequence ATGTCCCAACACTCTTCAAGCCATCGCTATAATCTCAATCACATTCAAGACATCGAAAGCGTGCTGAGCCAAGCTTTAAACCTATTTAAACGGGTGAGCGTGTTTCGGTTTGATGTGCATTACCCTAATTTTCATCCCGATGACCCGACCTCTTATCGTACACAGGAGTTTACTAAAAAATTCCTAGGCTCACTCACCTCTAAGTCAGAGCACATGACCGGTCAGAAGGCGACGTTCTATTACCTTTGGTGCAAAGAGCACAACATTGAGAAAGGCCCCCCCCTGCCACACTACCACTTTGCATTGATTCTTAATGGTAATCAATTTCAAAGCTGGGGCCGTTATGATTACCAAGGGCCTTGTTTACGAATATGCATTGAACAAGCATGCTTAAGTGCGATGGGATTACCTTCAGAATATGAGCCTAGCGCCCTGCAATACGGTGGTATCAAAACCATCTGCACGTATGCAGGCAAAGATTATCAAGCGCAATGGAATGAAGCGGTAAGGATGCTCAGCTACTTAGCCAAGAGAGAGGGCAAGATACCAGGACAACGCTGCTGGGGTAAAAGCGCTTTGTACTAA
- a CDS encoding polysaccharide lyase family 7 protein, which translates to MNNYSKTLLALTIAAMSSSAAAQLDPAKSPSENFDLSMWKIVIPMEDTKPERQGKVMELSKAEVNQGYQHPQWFYTDKKSGAMVFAAPNKAMTTPNSSNARSELHALISDKHDIGPYEPENNFVLASHPKASEFGAIGGKMSATLAVDHVSLSGDHRHNDSFSVVIGQIHAGTNEPLKIFYRKLPDQEYGSVYWNYENNALGEDYHRRLDISHNVFGQAKLRFGQPEPTDGIKLGEKFSYDVQVDGDVMYLEFTKNLESEAPISRHFAIDLAKGQYLGNKYDAGYKNEWFFFKAGAYNQCNTGVVRCTNNGIEAGDYTQASFYKLEIKH; encoded by the coding sequence ATGAATAATTACTCTAAAACCCTATTGGCCCTTACCATTGCCGCGATGTCATCCAGTGCTGCTGCACAACTGGATCCAGCGAAATCACCATCGGAAAACTTTGATCTTTCAATGTGGAAAATCGTGATACCAATGGAAGACACAAAACCAGAGCGTCAAGGTAAGGTAATGGAATTATCTAAAGCTGAAGTGAATCAAGGCTACCAACACCCGCAATGGTTTTATACCGACAAAAAGAGTGGTGCAATGGTCTTTGCTGCGCCAAACAAAGCGATGACAACGCCGAATTCGAGCAACGCGCGCTCTGAGCTGCATGCGTTAATCTCGGATAAGCATGATATTGGCCCTTACGAACCTGAAAACAACTTTGTACTCGCCTCACATCCCAAAGCAAGTGAGTTTGGAGCGATAGGTGGCAAAATGAGTGCAACGCTCGCTGTGGACCATGTGAGTCTAAGTGGTGACCATCGCCACAATGATTCGTTTTCCGTTGTGATTGGCCAAATTCATGCGGGCACTAACGAGCCACTAAAAATCTTCTATCGTAAGCTGCCTGATCAAGAATATGGTTCGGTGTATTGGAATTATGAGAACAATGCCTTGGGTGAAGATTACCACCGACGCCTAGACATTTCTCACAACGTTTTTGGTCAAGCCAAGCTGCGTTTTGGTCAACCTGAACCAACGGATGGCATCAAGCTAGGAGAGAAGTTCTCGTACGATGTTCAAGTGGATGGCGATGTGATGTATCTCGAATTTACTAAGAATTTAGAGAGTGAAGCGCCTATCTCTCGTCATTTTGCTATTGACTTAGCGAAGGGGCAATATCTAGGCAACAAGTATGATGCGGGCTATAAAAATGAGTGGTTCTTTTTCAAAGCGGGCGCATACAACCAGTGCAACACAGGAGTTGTACGCTGTACAAACAACGGCATAGAGGCAGGAGACTATACTCAAGCGAGCTTCTATAAGCTGGAAATCAAACACTAG
- a CDS encoding acyltransferase, translating to MSVQQKFGGELSDEEFRKFTLYTSQSNNKHDDEARAKILGFTSSNVRVAPGAIIRIGENQIGARSYVGLYSYINGDVVIQEDVSIGPHVSIVGGNHVFEPETQCFSGRSSWQEGKVIIERGVWLTTGVVITPGTTVGACSLVCANSVVTGDIAPYSIVAGAPAKQIGTIDPKSGQYHWFNKE from the coding sequence ATGTCTGTACAACAAAAATTTGGTGGCGAACTCTCTGATGAAGAGTTTCGCAAGTTCACGTTATACACCTCTCAAAGTAATAACAAACATGATGATGAGGCGAGAGCAAAAATATTGGGCTTTACCAGCAGCAATGTCCGCGTTGCGCCTGGAGCGATCATTCGCATTGGAGAGAACCAAATTGGCGCGCGCAGTTATGTTGGCCTTTACAGCTACATCAATGGAGATGTCGTGATTCAAGAGGATGTATCGATTGGCCCTCACGTTTCCATTGTAGGTGGTAATCATGTCTTTGAGCCGGAGACTCAGTGCTTTAGTGGCCGCAGTAGTTGGCAAGAAGGGAAAGTCATTATCGAGCGAGGTGTTTGGTTGACAACGGGTGTTGTTATCACTCCGGGCACAACCGTAGGGGCATGCTCACTGGTTTGCGCTAACTCTGTTGTGACTGGTGATATCGCTCCATATTCGATTGTGGCAGGGGCACCAGCTAAGCAAATTGGTACGATTGATCCAAAGTCGGGTCAATACCATTGGTTCAACAAGGAGTAG